The genomic region TATAATTTGGGAATTCATGACTGCGTAAATAATAAGGGCTATATGTATATTATGTGGTCTGAGAATACTGGGAAAAGAGGCAGTGATGAGATTGCAAGTATTCTTTTGAAACACTTTAAAGAACAAGAACACCTCCCCAAAAACCTAATCGTTTATACGGACAACTGCGAAGGACAGAACAAAAACTGGGTCTTGATTAAGTTGTGGAAGCAGTTGTTCACAGAGGCTGTATTTGAATCCATAGAACATAGGTTTTTAGTAGTTGGACATACACATCTTCCGTCAGACAGGGATTTTGCTATTATAGAGAAATATAAGAAGAAAATGAAGGTGGTATATGAACCAGTAGATTGGTATGAGGCAGTTAAAAAGTGTAAAAGGAACAATCCATTTCACGTGGCAGTACTAAAGAGAGAAGACTTCTTATCCTTTAAAGTGTTGGAGGAGAATCTAAGGAAAAAAAAGTTTACAGATGAAAAAGAAAACGTCGCGTTCAGCAAAATTATCATCTTCAGATTAGAAAATGAAAACCCGAACATACtcaaaataaaacattatttaaatgaaagttttaagaACGTGAATATTGGGAAAAAGGGTATGAGAAGAATATCTTTGACAGAATGTCTCAAACAGAAATATTTGGACCCAATAAAACTAAACcaaaaaaagataaataattttCCTTATATTCCTGAAGTCAATCACCAATTTTATATGGAAATTGGCGCTAAAAATTGTGTTCGCCAAGAAGAAACATTAGAGGCCACACAACCAATGGAACTCGAATATTTGGACGAAGATTTGCCGTTAAGTGATGAGGACTAATGTTTATGTATtcgttttgttttttttaattgtttcgtATATTCCTTCATGTAAAAGGGTACAagccacttttttttgtaaataaatcatTAAAGAAAACCTGtgattatttttagttattattattactaaaatattAGGCAACCTTATTTACCTATTGTAccaaaattcaattaaattttgTATTGAAATTGGATTTCCTGGATTTAAAATGACTTTCTAAAGGGGATTTCTCAAAACTAATTTTATGTGGCATATAACCTTTTCACGCCAAGTGCTTCAATTGTGGTTTCgcattttaatttaataaatattcaaacgCCCGCCTATGGTTAGttgtcaaaaagttgacgtttttcaattctctaattgtttttacgtcaacgtcaacgtcaactttttgacaaataaccaGAGACAAacgtttgaatatttattaatgaAATGCGAAATTACAATTTTAATGTACCTATtcaatcatactaattttgtttgggtttaagctgattttgatgaataaattaaataaatagtaaaattttagtttagcatttaattaataaaaattgtaaCCTCCGCCGCTGGTCATTTGTCAAAAAAGATGACGTTTTTCAAATCTCTAGTTGTTTTTATgtcaacgtcaacttttttgaaaagtaaccataggcggacgTTTGAATCTTTGTTAATTAAATGTGAAATTacgattttattatttatttaatttattagtttATTCATCAAAacgagcttaaactcaaacaaaattagtatgtctgaataggtattttcaatatctttcaaacaaggtatcacttgccatatatacctcgtccaatttacttaccgttgcacgtcatccgcgccatagcctgtgacacgataccgacacgaaatatttaggcagtgggtgtgttcttttttagaatcaaaatgattctaaaggggaacacacctaccgcctagatatttcgtgttggtatcgtgtcacaggctatggcgcggatgacgtgcaacggtaagtaaattggacgaggtttagtcccatttaaaattatcggtcacagtggcgctgtaacgtcatctgtcactattacgtcacttTAATGAAGggctaacaaatcaattggaagttctgtccgacaaatacatgggacgttttcgtagtctcaCGTTCgaaacctgttccacaattaaaactttctctgttccagtgttccagtgttcccgtacatcaacgtttgttcgactagacaccgctattaacaaaaaattttcagcttgctattaattaactttttttggtacgcgggatccaggcctatatgaCAAGTGTGTATCCTTCTGGGTACCTGTGTATCTTTCCAAGAGGTTGTTTTCCAgtaaaatttaatcaaattacttttaggattttttttagggtattttgaatttttttgtgtTCTATACAATGTAGTAACAAACCACACATATAACTGTACCACAATTGACTCCCGACGATAATTATATTTAAAACTTGTTAGTAATAAAAAAGAATAATCTTCCATTGATCAAAACCAAACAGTAGTTTTTTTAATGAGGTGGTTTACTTATTATGTTGAAAAAATTATCCAACAAATAAAAATTGCCGTCCTTGTTGGAATAATGTAGGTGTCTGTGGTTCCTGAAAAATATTAGGCCTGGATTCCGcgcaccaaaaaaaagtttattaatagcaagttgaaaatttgttaattgctTAACGGGATCTAGtcgaacaagggaagttttaatattgtggaacaggttagtcagactacgaaaacgtcccatgtattttgttggacagaacttccaattgatttgttaccctttcgttacactctcatgcaaaaatcaaactgctatttagcACCAAtgtaattcctgtcatttgacatgttccacgtgtcggacttattaaaatgcccaacacatttgtcggacaaacacaatatattatgtatataaattttgctatcgaataaacttaaaaacaacctgctagttttcacaatcataaacttatcaggatgacacgttccacaattaaaatattcttcttcttcttcttcttcttcttcttcttctttttgtatagacatgactctgtttgtgttttcaatgtgcctctagtaagttgtcgttccatcgttttcgtggtcttcccactgatcgtcttcctattggggaaccgtctctcgctgtcctgactaccttCTTTgttgtcattccattctatttttctgtttcttacccagttattaatgttatccgccttgcatctccgtcgtatatctgtacttctagctctgtcccatagagtcttaccatcgatttttcgaagggttttcatctccactgtttcgagcaatctttttgtcctctctgtgtcgggtcgtgtttctgccgcgtatgtcattattggtctgatgactgttttgtaaattctgcctttaatttcttttccgatatttttatttctccatattgtgtcattcaggcaacctgcggctctgtttgctctattcacttgatcttccacttctgtttcgagtcctccgtagctagatagtgtgatgcctaggtatttaaactctatcacttgttctattatctgaccttccagctccaatttacatcttattggatctgctgttataaccatgcattttgtcttttttaaggaaattaacatgttaaattttctggcgattatgttgaattggtgcagcatacgttgtaaatcatcttcactttgagagattagtattgcatcgtctgcatagcaaattaatttaagttgtttctctcccatttggtattcttttttagttctaacttttttattatttcatccatgatcaggttgaacaataaaggactcaagctATCCCTCTGTCTTATctcattgccggcttcaattgggtcagttagttcatcttccacttttacttttattgtgttgtactggtagatattttctatcgttttaattattcccagaggtacctctctcgagtataacaagtggataacgtcctttaatgtgaccctgtttcttaaggtccacgaaacataaatatgccaaTTTGTTgaattccaacgatttctcttgaacttgcctcattaaaaaatatagcgtcagtgcatggccttcccgacctaaaaccttgttgttcttctggtaatgttataatttcattcaatttgtttgttatcacttttgttgttaattttaatgttgtgtttaatcgctctgtaattctccgggtctgatttgtctccttttttgaagagaggtattaggatgtttgatctccattcttgtggtattctgttttgttctattattttttgtattagttttaatagttgtttatttagatcttgtcctccgtactttaggagttcgttcgatattctgtcctctcctggagattttctattttttaattttcttaatgcttcttttacctctccctcctcgatgtttatttcttcgtttgtcgtaacttcaggtgttggtggttcattatcgtcgcctttagcaaatagcgatcggaagtagtctgcccatgtttccttctaaatgtgtttcgcttttattaattcgttcgtctcctttctttgccctctgatcattctccatacttctttttgcgttccgtagaagtcgtgttccatctgttttgagagaCTCCGCCAGTTctcctttatttgcctcactaaagtattcgtttcgtttctgattcgtttgtagtggttgtatgcctgttgtgtttgttttgttctgtattgtaaaaaggctttcttcttttcttcgcattttatcttaacttcctctctaaaccagggggttttcttctttaatatgtgagtattcgttacttttctctttccaagtgattctgttgcagcgtcgattatgttatctttgagtttttgccagctttcatcgatgttatcgttttctaatattccatattccattctcagcaatcttctctgatattcttttcctgtataagtattccgtggattccgtatgtagtcctttgactttgatttttgtttgtgttggtgctgccctcttaggtgtgaaatatttaataatgattcctattttacgcaaataaaatcacgttccacaattaaaatcacgttctctgttccagtgttcccataggtacataaaagtttgtccgactagacaccgttaagctattaacaaatttaattttcagcttgctattaatcaacttttttttggtacgcggaatccaggcctataTCATCTACTTTTACGTGCTCGGTCAAGTCCAGTTAATAGTACCTATGTAATGaatcaacaaaaatattttgtggctAATAGTACCGCATAATTAGGATAAATTTAAATGTAAAGTACCTTTTTACGTATATTTTactttcaatttaattaattccGTTTTCTTTGTGGTTTATTCATAAAGAAATTGCTTGCCGGCATTGCTCAATACTGCTTATAATGAATTAACGTTCATGTTTGAGGATGTATAGGAAAAGCCAAattctattactttttttttgtttaatattttacaCAATTTTAAAATACCAGAAAATCCCAAAGTTGCTCAAtctacaaaaaaatgtataaaataattTAGAAATCAAAAGAACATTTTAGTCATATGGGATACCTAGTAAAAAGGAAATATGGATTCGTATACGATAAAATTGTTTgttctttttataaaaataactgcCAAAGTTAAAAATTTTGTCCTCAAATTTTCATTTACTGTTTTAGCTATATCATAAACCTTAATTTATTTTTCTAAATCGTTTATCGAGATATCGGTGAAAAACCATTGAAGGGTACAGGAAAAAAGGAGGTACCTGTGTATATAATATAGACAAGGGCATTTAgaactaaaaacaccggaataaatcgatttttgaagttatactgctttaggcgcgttgggagtaaatttatatttgcgcgaattcatcaaaagtctttgtcctgggcgcagctcaaacgttatacgtgctctgattgggtaattacaatgacctgtcaacaattgttcaatatgtcggttattttaataatacgtcaatggttatgggtaaacaaattgtgtgtaggtacctatattagtttttattgttgtgaggacagcgacaaaaagcaagtttataattgtagtgactttttaaatagtttttaaaagcaacaggtacacttcccgtcataaaaaactggtacacttttttcccaatgtaaacctgtgttcagaatGGATACAATAGTttgtgaatcacttcgttgttgccataacagataacggaattgcactaaatctaaatacaaaaaaaatgacgtttaaaaatgtataaaggttttagataggtattatttttatcacTACCAAATGACCATCCTTGAAGAAACCTGGGAAAGCTTGGACGAGGATGAAAATTTATAACTAAATTTATTTCTCAGTGCCCAGAAGATTACAAGAAATGATTAATAATAATGGAGCtatgacaaaatattaatattacagcagtttcgaattgtaatacatattatatttaaattacacacttgttcactgtaaaagttattcatattgtatcaatttttttatttttcccgtGTGTTTATTCTAGACTAGTATCCCACAACTCAATAGAGTTTTGTATTTACAgtgcaatttacgagaaaccattCACGCTTCTCGATTTTAATTTATGTCTAGTCTAGATTTATTAACTATCATtgtttttgaattgaaatattttcataaattataataaaacacgaatcaatgtatgggtatttaatgcccggttgcaccaacagatcttaagcttaagtcgagaatatcataagaattaatataatataattataatatattacagtaagaataccataatttattaatagatataattgataataaggtaagaatctaaaattatggtgcatcgtaagtgatactcaaggaggccctatctataagtagagcttagctaagctggagcttaagatctgttggtgcaaccaggcataattgacatgactggcaacgttgccctagaaattagaatgacacatttgacaagatcaacgtacacaacttgaaaaacgcgattttcggttataagagttgtaccagttttttttgacgcgaagtgtacgtaattattgtaaatgtttcagtattgcaataaaaaattacatacctatttggaaaatgtacctagctagtaggtaatgctttgatttacataatttgattaccaacaaaatttctaccaatcttcatctaatatattgcttttttagtctatattttgttgtattttaatattttaattccacaagaatcaaacttatttgattaaactaaaagaataagcaactgtcaaaaaagtTTAAAGCATTTAGTTGCTGTATCTTTCCACATCATTCATATGTCTCGGTAGCTAAATTCTGCGTGCGGTGAGTTCAAAATCTAACAACTTGATAGACGTAGGTTCAGTCctcaatgcaaatttttatttttttttaaatttttttttgtacgttTTATGATTGGTATattcattatatttttttattcagaaaatacgtatttagttaaaatttttgtcaacaataattattgtttagaaataatttttttgtttcatttttcaatgtgtttgcgtgtgttttattcttttatttttttaatttttggtattgttttaataaaactttttggaaagtagtaagtattaaaattagtttattatttaaataaaatataaataaactgtttaaagtatattgatttcgttgaaatcatataatagaaatataacttcttacgtgcgtacaaagtacacacacattctttttaaatacagcacttaGAGACTTGCAACTTATAGCATTGTGTTCGGGATGGTGTCAGAAAAAAGTCCACAAATAAATAATTGCAGTTCAAAGTgcaaaaaattaatccaaaagtgcataaacatgtcaaaataagtatattaagtCGGTTCTGACAGCGTATCCGCTGAAACGGATACGctatcagaaccgaccaccggagcacctagaacttcacgatattcgataaaaatatcgatattgtattgatatcgtatcgaaaatcaaTACGATTCTGTTAAGGTATGTCatttggagtttcgagggttttcgacactaaatttatgcaaacagattactgGGGGGCTTTTTGGGGCCACTGAACAAgaataagccataagaactgacCCCCCAATGTACCTGGTtcccaaaaaccctccaaactccagaagataacatgccttagcagtgatcTTGGGCACCAGGCGGTCTGGGGGGTAAGTTCTgctggcgtattcgtattcagcaaacCCAAAACAGCCTAGTAATCTATTTACATGCATTCAGTGCCGAAagccttcgaaactccagaatcagagcatctaattttcacaggaaaatgtcactcACGATACTGCGGTGTTGTTaaattttgtcgaattcgactaattTTACTGCAGATAGACTGGCCTGTTTGCTGCAATAgtgcagaattgatatcatcgacgattttgtcgaacgacaccgcagtaccAGTGGccgctcgtggctttagggacggggtcggcaaggttttgtctcctcagatcaGTGGCGTAACCAGGATTTTCTTTTGGGGGGGGGGGCTCTCAGTTACTTTAGAAATATACCTATACCCatctataaatataaatatgaagGTTATACTATTTTCATAGATTATTATCCAAATTCAATCAAACGCAAACCTGAACCATACTTAATAGCGAAAAATATTTGAAAGTAATAtcgtataataataaatttatgtaTGAGGGCATTTAAATTTATATGAACTAAATTTGTAGGCCATGAAAAATTAAAAGAGTAGTGAACATTAGCTTTTAATTAAATAACGTATAAAAGAAGATTATAATACTTATTGCTTACTGTTTACTTTTATCACGAAAGACTTAATCTTCTGGTTGTTGAACTGTTGAACTCGTTGATGACATCCTCTATATTTACTGGTATATCTCGGTGGACGGTTAGTAGTGTTAACATTGTTAATCTTTCTTCCCCAGTAGAATTCCGGAGGTAGTTTTTCAGCCTCTTCAACGTTGAAAATGATCGTTCTACTGAACTTGTTGTAACTGGGATTACGGCGAGAAtggttaataaaattttaatattaggAAACATGTCCCAGTCCATGTTTCTAAGGGTATCTAGCGCACTTTTGGGTAACTTATCTGCTGCAAATGTCTGCCAGTGAGTTTTCCATAGATTGTACCCCGCTTCCAGAATGAAATTGTTTGAACTCCGCAGATCATCTTTGTAAAACTCTAATGCAGGTCTTAGGTCCTCATATTGTTTTTTGACAGAGTTAGCGGGCACAAAATTATCAAGCCCTCTTAATATATCCTTGTGACTTAAAAATCTGTCTTTTAGGGATGTCATTATTTCATCTATGCAAGGAATGTATACCGTACGACGATAAAACTCTTCTGGAGTTCGTGATTCGATATTTGACCGAAATCTTTGTGTTCCAACTATCCTCGGAACCATCACAGGAACTTCTAATTTGTTTGCTAATTCTTGAGCCATGTTGAAAACTTTTGAAAACTCGTCATCTGTCCTCATGTTAGAAAAAGTTTTTTCCGTCAAGCTGATTTTTTCTAACGCTGCACCTAACTCAAgagtttccttttgtaaatatttgGATGTAGTTAATGTTACAGATAACATTTTTGACATTATAGTCAACGTTATTATAAATTCGAATTTACATAAGCTTGTATGTAGACTAGCAGCTTCGATAGCTGCATCATTTTTATGGTTTTCGATGACAACCTCCAGTGCAGAAATAATGCATTCAAAGCATTCAGCTAAAACAATAACTGCGTCATGCCTTTCCACCCATCTAGTTTCACAATATCTATGGAGACCACTATTGGCTTTCCCTCTTTCTTCTAACACATCTCTTAGAATCTTAGCTCGCTTTGCTGAAGCTCGAAAAAAAGTGCTAATTTGAGATATTTTGGCGAAACAATTTCGGATGCATGGTGTTTTTGCAGCATCGCTTAAACACAAGTTTAGGCAATGTGATGAACAATGTGTATACACTGCTTTAGGAAAATCTCGTCTTATGATCGACTGAACACCGTTGAATGCCCCTCGCATCGCTGATGCTCCATCATAACCTTGACCACGAACATTTTCCATTCGAAGTCCTAGCCGTATGATTTGTGATTGTAATGCAAAAGCAAGACCAGCTCCGGTTACGTCATCTACTGGAACAAATGTAATAAAGTCTTCTCTCAGATCAATGcactcaaaatcaacgtaacgaACACAAAGTGAGAATTGTTCTACACGACTTATGTCAGTTGTTTCATCACCTAGCACTGTAAAGAaggtacatttttttactctcGTCAAGATGGCGCTTTCTATCTGTTTCCCCATAAGAGTTATTAACTCATTTTGCACTTTGGGACTGAAATATGATGCATTTCCTGGAGCATGGTGTATGTGTTCAGCTAATATATTGTCACCATGATTAGCTCGGTAGCGTAACAAAGCTCTAAAATTCCCATCATTTATATTAGGTTCTTCAAGTGACAGACGACCTGAATCGCGATGGCCTCGCAATAGTATCTCTTGTCGCCCACACAATACTATGGTTTCGATAATTGACCTTAAAATGTTTCGGTTTCTTTctatttcagttttattttttttctgcaaTTGTTGAATTATATTTTGCTGTTGTCCatcaaaaacttttaaaaattcatCCTTTGCTATGCTTGAGTGTTGATGGTATTTTGTCCTAGAATGCTTCTGAAAAACTTCAATGGCGTCTTTCCATTTACGGAAAGCTTTTTTTACTAAGTTTTCCGGAGACTCATGATATCCACTACCAACTGCTGATGGACAAAATACTACACATAATTTACAAAATGCACCTTTCAGCTTATCAGAGTAGGCCAACCAAGGAAATCGCTGCAGCCATTTAACTTGGAAAGTGCGTTTCTTTGACCCAATAATTTCAATACAGAACTTGTGGGAAGGCAAAGGTTCCCATACTCTTCGTAATAAAGTTATCTTATCTGCATCACTTATGTTTGATACTCCAACAAAATGCCCAATATCATTTTTTGCAAATACCAATCCTTCAACTTCGACTTGAGTCTTTAAACATCCTTGGAAACTGGAACAGCTGGTGGTAGTGGCCTGAGAAGTAGATGGATtggaaaaatcatttgaacatgtTGCAACCTGAAATCAAACAAGAAACAagtataaaaaaattggaaaactatCAACAATCAACAGGCCACAAAAGTATAAAAATTTGAatccaaaataattattattatttgagtatCTACTTACGTTTATCGATCTAGATTCCCCCTCACTCTCAATATCCAGACGAGGTttctttataataaatttgtccattttaaaaaaataaaaactgagcAAATTGTAAATAGTTTATAACTTTTAGAAATAAAACGTTACTACAATGTCTTTGTGGACTCGTGTCTCGTCAAGAATACTGAATGAAATTTCTTATCTTTTCAACTAACGAGAAGCACATGTGGAAGTGGAAATACTACAATATCGCCAGAAAACTAAATCCGCAGTCCGCACACCGCACCACTGAAATACTGAAAACAGGACGTCCCGTCGGAGCAACGGTTATTAAGCGAATGAATCTGTGGCTGTGGCTAGAAAATAAATCTAGATAGGGCGCTCCTGTTCGGCTCAAGGTCGCTGACCGTCGGCTAGATGAGATGCGTTAGAGAGTTACCCTGAGACAAACCCAAGATTTTAAAATAACTGTAATTTTATGATCTTGTTGCGGTGGACAGTTGGCTTCTAAGAAGATTAACTATATCTGAGAGAGAGAATgttttttttcgtttctgtattttatatCGTGGTGAAAAATGGAATTGGTAATTTCGATGAAGCGCTTGGGGGGGGGGGGCCGGCCCCTCTGGG from Diabrotica virgifera virgifera chromosome 3, PGI_DIABVI_V3a harbors:
- the LOC126882509 gene encoding 52 kDa repressor of the inhibitor of the protein kinase-like, translated to MDKFIIKKPRLDIESEGESRSINVATCSNDFSNPSTSQATTTSCSSFQGCLKTQVEVEGLVFAKNDIGHFVGVSNISDADKITLLRRVWEPLPSHKFCIEIIGSKKRTFQVKWLQRFPWLAYSDKLKGAFCKLCVVFCPSAVGSGYHESPENLVKKAFPKRAKILRDVLEERGKANSGLHRYCETRWVERHDAVIVLAECFECIISALEVVIENHKNDAAIEAASLHTSLCKFEFIITLTIMSKMLSVTLTTSKYLQKETLELGAALEKISLTEKTFSNMRTDDEFSKVFNMAQELANKLEVPVMVPRIVGTQRFRSNIESRTPEEFYRRTVYIPCIDEIMTSLKDRFLSHKDILRGLDNFVPANSVKKQYEDLRPALEFYKDDLRSSNNFILEAGYNLWKTHWQTFAADKLPKSALDTLRNMDWDMFPNIKILLTILAVIPVTTSSVERSFSTLKRLKNYLRNSTGEERLTMLTLLTVHRDIPVNIEDVINEFNSSTTRRLSLS